The Chitinophagales bacterium genomic interval TATACAATGAGAAAAGCGGAATGTTGGACGAAGATGAAACCGACACTGAAGTTGATTTATCTTCTTATGCTTTTCAGATTTGGGCAAACGCAATTAAAGAAGATGCTTCTCTCAAAAAATTAATTCCCGATTTGCCCAATGTGGTTTACGCAACCAAGCATAACACATTTGAACCCGAGAAGGAAGGTGTCATAATCTACACACGGACACACGAAGAAAATGATGTGCTTGCATGGCTGAGCAACAAGGGAAATATTTTAACCCAATCGCAACTCACCATTTTGAAAGCGGCTGAATGCACCAAAGAAACAGAACCGAAATACAAATTGGAGAACCACCACGAAATTGTAAAAACAGGAATTGATTTCATTCGTGAAGATGAACGGAACACTGGAAGTTCATTGGGAAAAAAGACAGGCGTGAAATACAAAACCTACACACGACTGAAAAACTTTTGCGATGAAAACGAAGGAACATTGTTTGTGAACGAGGCATTGAAAAAAGCAGTGGATGATATTTTAAATTTCCCGATGAAAGAATTTGCAAAGGACACCATCAACAGACATTTGAAATCGGGAATCGGTGATGATGAGCTGGCATCATTAGTTGTTTCATTGAGAGATGAAGATAAACTCTGCATTGTAAATCCTGATGAACAACCGCTGAAAGAACCACATATTATTTGTTCACTTGGCTTAACCAACAACTAATTATTTCCGATGGCAATTTCCAAACAAGAATTTTCTGACTACATAAAACAGTTTCGCTTTCGTGAAATGTTTAATGAAATGGGTTGGGACAACGATACCACCACCACTCCCATTGTTGTTGATGCAATCAGTTACGAACTGAAAGCAGTTGCAAGAAAAAGCGGCTTCAAAATATTGTTGTGCAACACCACCGACAAAAACATTCCTGATTACAGCACACGAAAAAAAATTGAAACAAAAGTTACCAAATCTTTTCAAGAACATCTGCTCATTTTCACCGATGCAAAAAAACAAGAACAGATTTGGCAGTTGGTAGTGAGGCACACAGGCAAACCAAGCAAAATAACCGAAACCCGTTACCATATTTCGCAAGACCCCGAACTGCTTTATCAGCGAGCCGCAGGAATTTTCTTTGAACTGGATGAAGAAGAACACATCAACATTATTGATGTAACAAAACGGGTAACAGAAAATTTTCATCAGAACAACGAGAGAGTTACCAAACAGTTTTACGACAAGTTCAAACAGCAGCACACTTCTTTTTTGAAGTTCATAAAAGGCATTGATGAAAAAGTAAATCAGGAGTGGTATGCTTCGCTCATGCTGAACCGACTGATGTTTTGCTACTTCATTCAGAAGAAAGGTTTCTTAGACAACAACAAAAATTATTTGAGTGATAAACTCAAAGAGTGTCAGAAGAAAAAAGGCAAGGACAAATTCTATTCTTTCTACCGAAACTTTTTGCTGCATTTATTTCATGATGGTTTGGGAGCACCCGACCACAGCAAAAAGCTGACAGATGAAATCGGAAAAATTCCTTACCTCAATGGTGGTTTGTTTGACGAACACGAACTGGAAAAGAACCACAGCAAAATTGAAATTGACGACAAAGCATTTGAAAAAATATTTGAATTCTTTGACCAATACGAATGGCACTTGGACACACGGCACACCGCAAGCGGCAAAGACATTAACCCCGATGTGATTGGTTACATCTTTGAAAAATATATTAACGACCGTGCCGACATGGGTGCTTATTACACCAAGGAAGATATTACCGATTACATCAGCAAGAATTGCATTCTTCCTTTTTTGTTTGACGAAACAAAACGGCAGCAACCAAAAGCATTTAATGCTGATGCTGAAATTTGGAAAGCAGTAAAAGAGAGCAGCGACAAATACATTTACGATGCAGTAAAAAAAGGAGCAGAAGAAAAACTTCCGAAAGAAATTGCAGACGGAATAAAAAACATTTCGGCACGAACCGAATGGAACAAACCCGCACCGGAAAATTTTTCATTGCCAACAGAAATTTGGAGAGAAGTAGTTGACCGCAGAAACCGCTACACCGAAATAAAAAACAAGATTGAAAAAAGCGAAGTAACAGCCATCAATGATTTTATTACTTACAACTTAAACATTCGGCAGTTTGCTATTGACAGCATTGCCAACACCAACGACCCTGAATTTTTAAAAGCATTTTACAAAGCACTCAACAGCGTTACCATCATTGACCCTACTTGTGGCAGTGGTGCATTTCTGTTTGCTGCAATGAATATTCTGGAAGAACTTTATGAGCAGTGCATACAGCGTATGCAAAACTTTGTGAGTGATGCACCCAAAGGAAAATATAAATTCTTTGAAGAAACCATTGCACAGGTAACAGCACACGAACACCCGAACCTGCAATACTTCATTTACAAAAATATTATCCTTCGGAATCTTTACGGAGTGGACATCATGAAAGAAGCCGTTGAGATTGCCAAACTTCGTTTGTTTTTAAAGTTGGTTGCAACCGTTGAAGCTAATTACCGCAAACCCAATTTGGGTTTAGAACCATTGCCCGATATTGATTTTAATATTCGCAGCGGAAATACTTTGGTTGGTTTTGCAACAGAAGCAGAACTGACAAAAGGTTTGGCTTATACCCTTGACGGTGTGCTTGCACAACCAGTGATTGAAGAAAAATGTGATGTGGTTGCAAAAGCATTTTCACGATACAAAGAAATTCAACTTTCTTATGGTGATGATTACAAGGCATTCAAAAAAGCAAAAGATGATTTGCAAAGACGATTGAAGGAATTAAACCACGAATTAAATTTGCTTTTACACAAACAAGCCGAAGGATTGAAATTTGAAAAATGGTTAGAGAGTTACCAGCCCTTTCATTGGT includes:
- a CDS encoding Eco57I restriction-modification methylase domain-containing protein, whose product is MAISKQEFSDYIKQFRFREMFNEMGWDNDTTTTPIVVDAISYELKAVARKSGFKILLCNTTDKNIPDYSTRKKIETKVTKSFQEHLLIFTDAKKQEQIWQLVVRHTGKPSKITETRYHISQDPELLYQRAAGIFFELDEEEHINIIDVTKRVTENFHQNNERVTKQFYDKFKQQHTSFLKFIKGIDEKVNQEWYASLMLNRLMFCYFIQKKGFLDNNKNYLSDKLKECQKKKGKDKFYSFYRNFLLHLFHDGLGAPDHSKKLTDEIGKIPYLNGGLFDEHELEKNHSKIEIDDKAFEKIFEFFDQYEWHLDTRHTASGKDINPDVIGYIFEKYINDRADMGAYYTKEDITDYISKNCILPFLFDETKRQQPKAFNADAEIWKAVKESSDKYIYDAVKKGAEEKLPKEIADGIKNISARTEWNKPAPENFSLPTEIWREVVDRRNRYTEIKNKIEKSEVTAINDFITYNLNIRQFAIDSIANTNDPEFLKAFYKALNSVTIIDPTCGSGAFLFAAMNILEELYEQCIQRMQNFVSDAPKGKYKFFEETIAQVTAHEHPNLQYFIYKNIILRNLYGVDIMKEAVEIAKLRLFLKLVATVEANYRKPNLGLEPLPDIDFNIRSGNTLVGFATEAELTKGLAYTLDGVLAQPVIEEKCDVVAKAFSRYKEIQLSYGDDYKAFKKAKDDLQRRLKELNHELNLLLHKQAEGLKFEKWLESYQPFHWFAEFYEIVSGNKGFNIIIGNPPYVVYTAASYQYKVKGYDTLTCANLYAFCCERSFKIMNTTGRFGMIIPNSSISADKLEPLQKIITKEKNTWISNYAWRPAKLFEGANMLLAIVLSSKSEKKNVMTTIYHKWYNDYRDSLFENLTYRNATEIIQSGTIPKIPSEIFYTINTKLKKESGKSTIKNYFLNQPNSHKFFYFRAVLYWVKILEKAPIFREDGKQTTTGEMKPVYVESDDLKYILVSLLSSTAYFIHYITWSSCQVINSRDFEFPFNLEKLNDASRKKLAKFGKELQKDLQENSTVNLRNYSAKGRTFKMEKQYFYIKKSKSIIDKIDEVLAEHYGFTDEELDFIINYDIKYRMGKESENGEEE